Below is a window of Campylobacter concisus DNA.
ATTTTTGCCAAAGCAAAGCATTGAGATTAAAGAATTTGTCAATGATTTCGCATTTATAGATTACAATATCTCTAAAAAAGTGGAGTGTTTTTGATGAGCTCAGCATATTTTACGATCGTTCATATTATCGTTCTTTTTGCGATTGCTCTACTTTCTATTTTGTTTCTTGTTCTTTCACTTAGAGCTGAGCGAAAGTTATTTTTATCACTATTTTTTACAAACATTTTGGTCTCAACTACACTTGCTGTTTTTTTGATGCTAGTGCTTGATAAATATACAAAAAAAGGTATGCT
It encodes the following:
- a CDS encoding DUF2393 family protein, giving the protein MSSAYFTIVHIIVLFAIALLSILFLVLSLRAERKLFLSLFFTNILVSTTLAVFLMLVLDKYTKKGMLENVKSERILRNESIVFKGQVRNIGKFTISNCTLTVKLINQPLN